The following DNA comes from Streptomyces globosus.
CGTCGGTTCCGGGTCAGCCCGGGTCCCCGTCGAGCAGCAGGTCGGCGGGGAGTCAGCGTCAGGGCGTGCGCAGTCACCCGGACGGGGTTGAGGGGCCGCCCGGCTCGTTCCCCGGGCGCGGCCGGGGTACTCAGAGCTCGCGGTGGACCTTCGTGTTCGAGGCCTGGGCGCGGGGGCGGACGACCAGCAGGTCGATGTTGACGTGGGAGGGGCGGGTCACCGCCCAGGCGATCGTGTCGGCCACGTCCTCGGCGGTGAGGGGCTCGGCCACGCCCGCGTAGACCCTGGCCGCCTTCTCCTCGTCGCCGCGGAAGCGGGTCTTCGCGAACTCCTCCGTCCTGACCATGCCCGGGGCGATCTCGATGACGCGCACCGGCAGGCCGACGATCTCCAGGCGCAGCGTCTCCGCCAGGACACGGGCGCCGTTCTTCGCGGCGACGTAGCCGGCGCCGCCCTCGTACGTGCCGTGCCCCGCCGTGGACGACAGCACGACGACGGTGCCGTCGCCGGAGGCGGTCAGGGCGGGCAGCAGGGCCTGGGTGACGTGCAGGGTGCCGATGACGTTGACCTCGTACATCGTGCGCCAGTCGGCGGGGTCGCCGGTGGCGACCGGGTCGGCGCCGAGCGCCCCGCCCGCGTTGTTGACCAGGACGTCGCAGCGGTCGAGGGAGGCGGCGAAGGCGTCGACGGCGGCCCGGTCGGTGACGTCCAGGGCGTACGCGGCCGCGGACAGCCCGGCCGCGCCCAGCTCGGCGGCGAGGTCCTCGATGCGGTCCTTGCGGCGGGCGGTGAGGACGACGCGGTAGCCGGCCTCGGCCAGCTGCCGGGCGGTGGCCGCGCCGATGCCGCTGCTCGCGCCGGTGACTACGGCGGTCCGGGTGGCCGTGCTCATGTGCGGCTCCTCCTGCATGGCGCCCGCGCGCGGTGGGGTGCGCGCGTGCGTGTGTGTGTTCGTACGGCGGACAACCGCCAGCATAGGCGCGGGCCGCCGCCGGGCACGGGCCCGCCCGCCGCGGTGCGGGGGCCTGCCGGATGGGGGAGGACCCGCCCTCGTTCGTGTGATGGTCCGACCGGCCGGGTGCGGCCGCGGGCTAGCCTCCGCGCGTGGACGAGGAGGTGGTGGCGGTGCGCCGTGGTGCCGCTCGCAGTGTGGTGATGGGGTTCGCAGGTCTGGCCGGCGCGGTGGGGCTGCTGTGCGGCGCCCCCGGCGCGGCCGCGGCAGCCGGGACCGCCGGCCCGGACCCCGGCGGGCCTGCCGCGGCGGCCGCGGCCGCCCCGGAGGCCGACGTGG
Coding sequences within:
- a CDS encoding SDR family NAD(P)-dependent oxidoreductase, producing the protein MSTATRTAVVTGASSGIGAATARQLAEAGYRVVLTARRKDRIEDLAAELGAAGLSAAAYALDVTDRAAVDAFAASLDRCDVLVNNAGGALGADPVATGDPADWRTMYEVNVIGTLHVTQALLPALTASGDGTVVVLSSTAGHGTYEGGAGYVAAKNGARVLAETLRLEIVGLPVRVIEIAPGMVRTEEFAKTRFRGDEEKAARVYAGVAEPLTAEDVADTIAWAVTRPSHVNIDLLVVRPRAQASNTKVHREL